Proteins found in one Labrenzia sp. VG12 genomic segment:
- a CDS encoding SIMPL domain-containing protein: protein MKVRYFLPVPLLRKAVLAAGLSAALVGAAPALAQDEAPASGTITMEGRGSVAVAPDMAVISTSVVTTGKGAADALSGNSAAIAKVIDAIKANGIEAKDIQTTGFGIYPRYDHSKSSDRQPDIVGYEIRNGVEIKIRDLTKLGDLLTLVVDSGANAVDGIRFEVSDPAEKLDEARKKAVDAARHKAEVFAAAAGAELGGIQTITETGVQMPRPVMMRAESMMMAKGSPVPVEAGEETIAANVTISWSLK, encoded by the coding sequence ATGAAAGTCCGCTATTTCCTGCCCGTCCCCCTGCTGCGCAAGGCCGTTCTGGCCGCGGGACTGAGCGCTGCCCTTGTGGGGGCAGCGCCTGCCCTAGCGCAGGACGAGGCTCCGGCATCCGGCACCATCACCATGGAAGGCCGGGGCAGCGTGGCCGTTGCGCCCGACATGGCCGTGATCTCCACAAGCGTGGTAACGACCGGCAAGGGCGCGGCTGACGCCTTGTCCGGCAACAGCGCGGCCATCGCAAAGGTCATCGACGCAATCAAGGCCAATGGCATCGAGGCCAAGGATATCCAGACGACCGGGTTCGGCATCTATCCGCGCTACGACCATTCCAAGTCTTCCGACCGACAGCCGGATATCGTCGGCTACGAGATCCGAAACGGTGTTGAAATCAAGATCCGCGATCTGACCAAGCTCGGCGACCTCCTGACGCTGGTGGTGGACAGTGGCGCGAACGCCGTTGACGGCATCCGCTTCGAAGTCAGTGATCCGGCGGAAAAACTGGATGAGGCCCGCAAGAAGGCCGTGGACGCGGCCCGGCACAAGGCCGAGGTGTTCGCCGCTGCCGCCGGTGCGGAACTTGGCGGCATTCAGACCATTACCGAAACCGGTGTTCAAATGCCCCGGCCGGTGATGATGCGTGCTGAATCCATGATGATGGCCAAGGGCAGCCCGGTTCCCGTCGAAGCAGGCGAGGAAACCATCGCCGCAAACGTCACCATTAGCTGGTCATTGAAGTAA